From one Brachypodium distachyon strain Bd21 chromosome 4, Brachypodium_distachyon_v3.0, whole genome shotgun sequence genomic stretch:
- the LOC100840040 gene encoding NAD(P)H-quinone oxidoreductase subunit U, chloroplastic, with the protein MAAVGVTSPSAPGTVSAAISSSSSTRSRVRLLPTRFHAAASFRARCAAAAAEGGATAADDPAGAVAEAAAEGDPEAGKDVAGGAATSTLPPYSLISAANVQKAMRGLAITDADHYGRLGITRLASTDEVKAAYEKRCEQLNSQGLEEEEISKEHDLLKESFTILSTEEERRLYDWSLARNGQPERYVWPFEVDPMELAPDPPKEPEDELPTKLVGYFFLAWFIISVACSLILNRS; encoded by the exons ATGGCTGCCGTTGGCGTCACTTCTCCCTCGGCGCCGGGCACCGTATCCGCGGccatctcctcttcctcgtccacCCGCTCTCGCGTCCGCCTTCTCCCCACCCGATTCCACGCCGCGGCTTCTTTCCGCGCGcgatgcgccgccgccgcggccgaagGCGGGGCCACGGCAGCGGATGACCCGGCCGGTGCGGTGGCAGAAGCGGCAGCGGAGGGAGACCCCGAGGCGGGGAAAGACGTCGCCGGAGGAGCCGCCACCTCGACGCTTCCTCCCTACTCCCTCATCTCCGCGGCCAACGTGCAGAAGGCGATGCGCGGTCTTG CAATTACAGATGCTGATCACTATGGGAGGCTTGGAATCACCAGATTAGCTTCAACTGATGAG GTTAAAGCTGCGTATGAGAAGAGGTGTGAACAGCTAAATAGCCAAGGactggaagaagaggaaatcaGCAAGGAACATGATCTCTTAAAG GAATCTTTCACCATACTATCAACCGAGGAAGAGAGAAGATTGTATGATTGGAGCTTGGCAAGAAATGGCCAGCCCGAGCGATATGTCTGGCCTTTCGAAGTTGATCCCATGGAATTAGCACCAGACCCTCCAAAG GAACCAGAAGATGAGTTACCAACAAAGCTTGTCGGCTACTTCTTCCTAGCATGGTTCATAATTTCTGTGGCCTGCTCGCTGATTCTCAACAGATCATGA